One Diospyros lotus cultivar Yz01 chromosome 1, ASM1463336v1, whole genome shotgun sequence genomic window carries:
- the LOC127809614 gene encoding B-box zinc finger protein 19 isoform X1 yields the protein MRTLCDVCESAAAILFCAADEAALCRACDEKVHMCNKLASRHVRVGLADPSEIPRCDICENAPAFFYCEIDGTSLCLQCDMIVHVGGKRTHRRYLLMRQRVEFPGDKPGRIDELGLQPGESGEIRREQHQPLTPATRENQQNHRVSAVPVLDSNNDDGGKMDNKMIDLNANPQRIPGQASNNQEQGMEVLSGANQESANMVPVGSFKGELEK from the exons ATGAGAACGCTTTGCGACGTTTGTGAGAGCGCCGCAGCGATCCTCTTCTGCGCCGCGGACGAGGCTGCTCTTTGCCGTGCTTGTGACGAGAAG GTTCATATGTGTAACAAACTTGCTAGTCGGCATGTACGCGTTGGGCTGGCTGACCCAAGTGAGATTCCTCGCTGTGACATATGTGAAAATGCACCTG CTTTCTTCTACTGTGAGATAGATGGTACTTCCCTATGCCTGCAATGTGATATGATTGTACATGTTGGAGGTAAAAGAACTCATAGACGGTACCTCCTAATGAGGCAAAGAGTTGAG TTTCCAGGGGATAAACCTGGCCGTATCGATGAGCTCGGTTTGCAACCTGGTGAGTCAGGTGAAATAAGACGGGAGCAACATCAACCACTTACGCCTGCAACCAGAGAGAACCAGCAAAATCACAGGGTCTCAGCTGTTCCAGTGCTAGACAGTAATAACGATGATGGTGGCAAAATGGACAATAAAATGATTGACCTCAATGCTAACCCCCAGCGCATACCAGGCCAGGCTTCAAATAACCAG GAACAAGGAATGGAAGTTCTTAGTGGGGCAAATCAGGAATCTGCAAACATGGTTCCTGTTGGATCCTTCAAAGGAGAGCTTGAGAAGTGA
- the LOC127809614 gene encoding B-box zinc finger protein 18 isoform X2: protein MRTLCDVCESAAAILFCAADEAALCRACDEKVHMCNKLASRHVRVGLADPSEIPRCDICENAPAFFYCEIDGTSLCLQCDMIVHVGGKRTHRRYLLMRQRVEFPGDKPGRIDELGLQPGESGEIRREQHQPLTPATRENQQNHRVSAVPVLDSNNDDGGKMDNKMIDLNANPQRIPGQASNNQILDNPTPCLLKDLPLPWKSWLKCR, encoded by the exons ATGAGAACGCTTTGCGACGTTTGTGAGAGCGCCGCAGCGATCCTCTTCTGCGCCGCGGACGAGGCTGCTCTTTGCCGTGCTTGTGACGAGAAG GTTCATATGTGTAACAAACTTGCTAGTCGGCATGTACGCGTTGGGCTGGCTGACCCAAGTGAGATTCCTCGCTGTGACATATGTGAAAATGCACCTG CTTTCTTCTACTGTGAGATAGATGGTACTTCCCTATGCCTGCAATGTGATATGATTGTACATGTTGGAGGTAAAAGAACTCATAGACGGTACCTCCTAATGAGGCAAAGAGTTGAG TTTCCAGGGGATAAACCTGGCCGTATCGATGAGCTCGGTTTGCAACCTGGTGAGTCAGGTGAAATAAGACGGGAGCAACATCAACCACTTACGCCTGCAACCAGAGAGAACCAGCAAAATCACAGGGTCTCAGCTGTTCCAGTGCTAGACAGTAATAACGATGATGGTGGCAAAATGGACAATAAAATGATTGACCTCAATGCTAACCCCCAGCGCATACCAGGCCAGGCTTCAAATAACCAG ATCTTGGACAATCCGACGCCTTGCTTGTTGAAGGACCTTCCATTGCCTTGGAAAAGTTGGTTGAAGTGCAGATGA
- the LOC127794886 gene encoding uncharacterized protein LOC127794886, whose amino-acid sequence MEVSSSILDVVATKKSEEIISPEDIAWADSCLVKDSEILDCNWDALKAALLEIGASQPDSFDSSVSSRYSGMFDNEILASNEGSQTPLTLGMTDSSEDASSDDEVEQPDDDSRILEKVDKLISKTKWQRPFQPNYREYLKESENADSEFNMGFPAFAAEESSEDIFRVWDLGIPADSEEDVLIKAAEYGRGRNFLTVNSFNF is encoded by the coding sequence ATGGAAGTCTCTTCATCAATTCTCGATGTTGTGGCAACTAAGAAGAGTGAAGAAATCATTTCCCCAGAAGATATAGCGTGGGCAGACTCCTGCTTGGTCAAAGATTCTGAAATATTGGATTGTAACTGGGATGCTCTGAAAGCTGCCTTACTGGAAATTGGAGCTTCACAACCTGATTCATTTGACTCCTCTGTGTCTTCCAGATACAGCGGAATGTTTGACAACGAGATCCTTGCTTCCAATGAAGGATCACAAACACCGCTCACATTAGGAATGACTGATTCTAGCGAAGATGCTTCAAGTGATGATGAGGTCGAACAGCCTGACGATGATTCTAGAATACTTGAGAAGGTTGATAAGTTGATTTCGAAAACTAAATGGCAGCGTCCATTTCAGCCAAATTACAGAgagtatttgaaagaaagtGAAAATGCCGATTCTGAGTTCAACATGGGTTTCCCTGCATTTGCAGCGGAGGAATCAAGTGAGGATATCTTCAGGGTCTGGGATTTGGGCATCCCAGCTGACTCTGAGGAAGACGTACTAATCAAGGCAGCTGAATATGGCCGTGGAAGAAACTTCCTCACAGTCAATAGTTTCAACTTCTGA